The following are encoded in a window of Leptodactylus fuscus isolate aLepFus1 chromosome 9, aLepFus1.hap2, whole genome shotgun sequence genomic DNA:
- the LOC142218333 gene encoding collagen alpha-1(VII) chain-like codes for LASLVPCTSESVVVSLHLPGYVSNYPSSPSYPSNPRLVPVPALKFSHIDEDDGRELRVVVNTNDPDYEHIYTVDDYKEDVEEDGTESTILSDDVTAPTISEVNFRSKRDTAQHDLCRLPMLEGECNKFTLKWYYNQRARECRPFVYSGCGGNLNRFDEKDQCELQCVRRKEEKPQEDGS; via the exons CTTGCCAGTCTTGTGCCCTGCACATCTGAATCTGTTGTTGTGTCCTTGCACCTCCCAGGTTATGTTTCCAACTATCCATCTTCCCCATCGTATCCATCTAACCCTCGTTTAGTCCCAGTCCCAGCCCTAAAGTTCTCTCACATTGACGAAGATGATG GCCGTGAACTGCGAGTGGTAGTGAACACCAATGATCCCGATTATGAGCACATATACACAGTGGACGATTACAAGGAAGATGTGGAGGAAGATGGGACAGAGAGCACCATCCTATCTGACG ATGTGACAGCCCCAACAATATCTGAGGTCAACTTTCGAAGCAAGAGAGACACAGCGCAGCATG ATTTATGTCGCCTCCCAATGCTGGAAGGAGAATGTAACAAATTCACATTAAAATGGTATTATAATCAGCGGGCGAGAGAATGTCGCCCATTTGTGTACAGCGGCTGCGGTGGAAATCTCAATCGCTTCGATGAGAAGGATCAATGTGAGCTACAATGTGTGCGCAGAAAAGAAG AGAAGCCTCAAGAAGACGGAAGCTAA